In Myotis daubentonii chromosome 10, mMyoDau2.1, whole genome shotgun sequence, one genomic interval encodes:
- the LOC132211414 gene encoding E3 ubiquitin-protein ligase RNF133-like: MNLLQIGTQRNSTVSTWLAKFTLLWLLSRNCCRASAVWTAYMNISFHVGNRMLSELGETGVFGRSSTLKRVSGVIVPPDGKSQYACNPSTSFSRSKNSKVWLALVERGGCPFTQKIKVAVEKGASGVIVYNFPGTGNQIFPMSHQAFEDIVVLMIGNLKGMEILHLIRKGVHVTVMVEMGRKHIIWMNHYFVSFLIVTTATFTYFVFYHIRRLWVARVQSRRWLRLATDLKLAFGQLPLRVLKEGDEEVSPNGDSCVVCFELYKPNDTIRILTCKHFFHKNCIDPWILSHGTCPMCKCDILNALGIRVDVEDGTQSLQVLMSNEWPGILSPSEEGTASELPPARQPDKATHVGEAAERTPSPNDSQPNSAEAVHPSP, from the coding sequence ATGAATCTACTCCAGATTGGCACTCAGAGAAACAGCACTGTATCGACCTGGCTGGCGAAATTTACTCTTCTTTGGCTGCTTAGTCGGAACTGCTGCAGAGCCAGCGCTGTTTGGACCGCTTACATGAACATATCATTTCACGTTGGGAATCGCATGCTGTCAGAGTTGGGGGAAACTGGAGTATTTGGAAGAAGCTCCACTCTGAAGAGAGTGTCCGGAGTTATTGTGCCACCAGATGGAAAATCGCAATATGCCTGCAATCCCAGTACCAGCTTCAGCAGATCGAAGAACTCAAAGGTGTGGCTCGCACTTGTTGAACGGGGAGGTTGTCCCTTCACACAGAAAATTAAGGTGGCCGTTGAGAAGGGAGCCAGCGGAGTGATCGTCTACAACTTCCCAGGGACCGGCAACCAGATTTTCCCCATGTCTCATCAAGCCTTTGAAGACATTGTGGTCTTGATGATTGGTAACTTAAAAGGCATGGAGATTCTGCACTTGATTCGGAAGGGAGTTCATGTTACAGTCATGGTGGAGATGGGGAGGAAACACATCATCTGGATGAATCACTACTTTGTCTCTTTTTTGATTGTCACCACCGCTACGTTTACGTACTTTGTCTTTTATCATATTCGAAGACTTTGGGTAGCCAGGGTTCAGAGCAGGAGATGGCTGCGCTTAGCAACAGATCTCAAGCTAGCATTTGGCCAGCTTCCGCTCCGGGTACTGAAAGAAGGGGATGAGGAAGTCAGTCCCAACGGAGACAGCTGTGTAGTTTGCTTCGAGCTCTACAAGCCTAATGACACAATTCGTATTCTGACTTGCAAACATTTTTTCCACAAGAATTGCATCGACCCCTGGATTCTGTCACATGGAACATGCCCCATGTGCAAGTGTGACATTCTTAATGCTTTGGGAATCCGAGTGGATGTTGAAGACGGAACACAGTCACTGCAAGTTCTGATGTCAAATGAATGGCCTGGTATTCTGTCACCTAGTGAAGAGGGGACCGCTAGTGAGCTTCCTCCTGCAAGGCAGCCAGATAAAGCGACCCACGTGGGAGAGGCGGCCGAGCGCACTCCTTCCCCGAATGACAGCCAGCCTAACTCGGCAGAAGCCGTTCATCCTTCACCTTGA